The region TCTCGGGGTAGTAGTAGTTGAATACACGCGTATCCTTGAGATCCATAGCAGTAAAGTAAGTGCCGCGGGTATCCTTGGTCCAGGGCTTCAAAGGAGTGTATTGGTTCTTGGGTTCACCCTGGTTCCATTGCGCCATGGGGAATCTGATGTTGCCGGGAGACATCCAGGTATTGGGAGAAACGTAGTGATACATGTCAACCAATCGATCAATGTTGCAATGATGCAGCCAAAACATGGGGTCGAAAGCAGAGCGATCAAGGTAATACATGGTACCACCAGATTCACCACCAGCGATATTGTGAACAAGATCGTGCAGAGACTCGAAACTGTCCACGCCACCACCGCTCGATTGAGTGCGCACACCGATACCTGCAGAAGTGACATCGCCCCAAGAAGCTTTGCTGGCGAACAAGTCAAAGACACGGTTGGCCATAGAAGTGCGCGCAGACTCGAAGCGAGCCACCATTTCGTTGTTGTTACTGCGAGTGGGGTTGCCGAGCGGGCGACGAAGAGTCTCGGGGAAACTGTTCCATGGTCCAGGGCCCAGTTCGGTTGGATAGGTACCCATGTTGTACTTGTAAAGCGGATTGACAATTCGAACAGGTCCTTGGGCCTTGGTGACGCCAACGAATTGATCCGTAAGCATGCTAGCGACGGAGCGGTCGTTGCGAGTGGAGGCCCAATCCCAGTATGGAAGACGCAATGTAGAGGCGACCTCCCTCAAATGCTGCTGCTGATTGGAAGGGAACTCGGCAATGACTTCAAGTACGCAAAGGTACAAGGCTTGCTGGGAGATGGTTAGCATAGGTGATTACAATTCTCTCGATAAACGTACCTCGAAGAGAGCAACAAAGGGCCTATGCCATGGAGCGAAAATAGTGGCGGCGTGAGGGCAGAAACCGGCCTGGTTCAAGAGAGGTGTAGggaagttgttgtaggttACGAAAGGACGGCCGTGAACACTGGCAACTTTGTAATACGACAAAGGGTCATTCTTGTCCTTGGCCTGGAACCTCTCCATGCCGAGCAGGAACAAGTTGAATTGATCGCTGTTGCGCGCCATTTCGCGTACCTCCAAACGAGGAGCGGCTTGGCTACCGGGATTGCACTTGGCCTCGTTATTCCAACCGGTACTGCATACACCGGTGATGACTATGTAGGCTTGAGACTGGCGCTTTTGAACCTCCTGACTAAGCTTGTCGATGCGGGCCAGGATTTCGGCGTCGTCACGAGCGAGATGCTGATGATGAGAGGAGCCATGCTGGAAGGCAGCGGTGAATTGAATGAGGGCGAAGAGGGTGAAGAGCACAGTCAAAAGACCCGCGGGCTTGCTGAAGTTGGCCATGATGGAAGGCCGTGGTGCTTTTGCGGCTCGGATTGAAGAATAGAATGGCCAGGGGCAGCCAACGGTCTTGTCGTAGAGCTGGAGAAGCAAGAAGGAATTAGAAAAAAGCAAGGCTAAAGAGCGTAACGACCGTTGGATCAAGTCCAGAGGTCTGTAAAAGAAATGTCTTGCGTTCGGTCAGAAACCTCGACGTCGAAGACAAACGAGGAATCAGAGTTGCGGCGCAAATGGAGCAGGGGCGAGAGGTCAGCAGTAAGATATATCGAAACATGCTATTCCCAGTCCATGCTCGAGTCGGCGCACGCCCATGCTGAGAGGTGCCTATTTGGCCCGCAAGCGACTGCGCTTGGCGGGGGTTAATCGTATTCGGGGCAGCGTCAGTAGCCATGTGCGAGTGATTGGGTGAAGCAGATGAGTCGGTGGGGATCCAAAG is a window of Pyrenophora tritici-repentis strain M4 chromosome 2, whole genome shotgun sequence DNA encoding:
- a CDS encoding tyrosinase, producing the protein MANFSKPAGLLTVLFTLFALIQFTAAFQHGSSHHQHLARDDAEILARIDKLSQEVQKRQSQAYIVITGVCSTGWNNEAKCNPGSQAAPRLEVREMARNSDQFNLFLLGMERFQAKDKNDPLSYYKVASVHGRPFVTYNNFPTPLLNQAGFCPHAATIFAPWHRPFVALFEQALYLCVLEVIAEFPSNQQQHLREVASTLRLPYWDWASTRNDRSVASMLTDQFVGVTKAQGPVRIVNPLYKYNMGTYPTELGPGPWNSFPETLRRPLGNPTRSNNNEMVARFESARTSMANRVFDLFASKASWGDVTSAGIGVRTQSSGGGVDSFESLHDLVHNIAGGESGGTMYYLDRSAFDPMFWLHHCNIDRLVDMYHYVSPNTWMSPGNIRFPMAQWNQGEPKNQYTPLKPWTKDTRGTYFTAMDLKDTRVFNYYYPETSDRSAQQVIQAVNRLYGSNGRSLSKRDGAAAFGPTGQYLGRDIVEGDYHTVLSIIADKYAMTGSYTIHCFVGKPESNSTAPYPLANSTSPRPVGSSTASATSPLSTGTAPYSNNTDADYDPSTDFTQWSSYVGSFGVLGASMKGGANSSQPVMIEGSLPLTTCLQGKEAKGELESLRPEHVGPYLKENLYYKVVGLDGEIDPDTIPNFHVSVRSNPAKPAASPDELPDLSAPAETLHEATAHLPAGKPFTYIPSAIDIPLPDTSEYMQPSSDGTHPKSPSNGVFPYPSMPWEENGYCVSEQTIEYVDPQGNFLYSSM